In Pseudosulfitobacter pseudonitzschiae, the sequence CTTCCTTGCGCACAAGCGCGTTAAAACGCGGGGCCAGCTTGCCCTCGGCGGCTTCGGTGTCGGCCTCAAGCAGCGCTTGCGCCATCGCCAGACCCAACACACGGTCGCCCAGAAACTCCAGCCGCTGGTTGTCGCCACGCGTCGGCGACGACATCGACGCGTGGGTCACCGCCTCGGTCAGCAGTGCAGGATCGGCGAACTCGTGTCCGATACGTTTTTGAAAGTCTTTGAGCTCGCTCGAAATCTTCATCAAATCGCCTAGTAAATACCTTTGAAGAACCGGTCGCCACGCCATGTCCAGAAGAACAGCATCGAACGACCCGCAGACGAGAACATGATCCGGTCCGCACGCCCGATCAGGTTTTCATAGGGCACGAAACCGACGCCACCGGCCAGTTGCGCAATCCGGCTGTCCGCAGAGTTGTCGCGATTGTCGCCCATGAAAAAATAATGCCCCTCGGGCACCTGGTAGACATTGGTGTTGTCGGACCCCTGATTGGCCATATTCAGAACTGTATAGCTGACACCATTGGGCATCGTCTCGGTAAAACGCGACTTGGTGCAGGTGCCGCCTTCGCCGACGGGTCCGTTTTCACAGCGTGGCACCAGTCCTTGCGGCCCCTGCCGGAGCATCGGCTCGGAAAACGTGCCTGCAGGTTCCTGCGGCAAAGGTTCGCCGTTCAGGATCACGACGCCATTCTTGACCTGAACAGTATCCCCCGGAAGCCCGATCAACCGCTTGATATAGTCGCGGCCCGACACCGGATGGCGGAACACGACCACGTCGCCGTGCTTCGGCGTGCCGCCAAACAGACGCGTGTTGTCACCGTCAAAGACCCCGCAAATATCCTCGGCGTCTACGTTGACACCAAAGCGTGGCAGGATCAGACTGGGGCAAGAGGCATAGGAATATCCATACACCATCTTGTTCACAAACAGGAAATCACCGATCAGCAGCGTCTCTTTCATCGAACCGGACGGGATCCAGAATGGCTGAAAGAACAGGGTGCGAAACACACCTGCGATCAGCAGCGCATAGACAATTGTCTTGATCGTTTCGACGAATCCGTTGCCGGACTTTTCCTTGGCAGCCATGGGGCGCTCCTGCTTGGGTCAGCATGCTACATGCGGGTGCAGCGACAAGGTGTCAAGGCAGGCCAGATGCGGCCAATGCG encodes:
- the lepB gene encoding signal peptidase I, translated to MAAKEKSGNGFVETIKTIVYALLIAGVFRTLFFQPFWIPSGSMKETLLIGDFLFVNKMVYGYSYASCPSLILPRFGVNVDAEDICGVFDGDNTRLFGGTPKHGDVVVFRHPVSGRDYIKRLIGLPGDTVQVKNGVVILNGEPLPQEPAGTFSEPMLRQGPQGLVPRCENGPVGEGGTCTKSRFTETMPNGVSYTVLNMANQGSDNTNVYQVPEGHYFFMGDNRDNSADSRIAQLAGGVGFVPYENLIGRADRIMFSSAGRSMLFFWTWRGDRFFKGIY